A window of the Myxococcus fulvus genome harbors these coding sequences:
- a CDS encoding LVIVD repeat-containing protein, whose protein sequence is MTPSLRALLSACLLLSSPGLSGCDDDSEASPSADAGTPDAGWDGTYTELEEQGDFQDPGPYAPCTFDTQDAGGSACLELSRFDLSGCDVGTLTDVEPGSIYILPNRDGRHVPDGGYRLTDVGGVRFTEDGGTMFFQPLAVKDTGPGRFHLQGVPASGAATITYLGCEQKSPDLITGCFAYCARNRLSRSGTFEAHRVSHWGGEPESSGGLALHGEGYTPLGHPLDLYVTKGHAYVVSIPKQVRLGGLSVFDVSNPAAPVLKTTLSLPHDNYWNAVWAKGDALYVASNASGTLVYDISEPANPRFVRSVTTGDRGTHTVLVDGDRLYSMAPSLGTFVHDISDPLSPELRTVIAAPEVATLGGPHDAFVYGNRLYVSESYRGYFVLDVTDLDDVRELGGYVRPDFSFAHHSAVGTFAGRTLAFEGGEFQHAHLRVLDVTDPARIVKIGEFRTHRPFTSIHNIILRGNLLYIAWYHDGVRVLDVSNPTRPRQVAHYNTFRDTDPDRTDSPFEGLLGIRVPGDGHVYAADSSRGLLVFRELPQP, encoded by the coding sequence ATGACGCCGTCACTTCGCGCCCTTCTGTCCGCCTGTCTCTTGCTGTCGTCGCCGGGCCTCTCCGGCTGTGATGACGACTCCGAAGCGAGCCCATCCGCGGACGCCGGCACACCCGACGCCGGCTGGGATGGCACCTACACCGAACTCGAGGAGCAGGGTGACTTCCAGGACCCGGGACCCTATGCCCCGTGCACCTTCGATACCCAGGACGCGGGGGGCTCGGCCTGCCTGGAGCTGTCGCGCTTCGACCTCTCCGGCTGCGACGTGGGCACGCTCACCGACGTCGAGCCCGGGTCCATCTACATCCTGCCGAACCGGGACGGGCGGCACGTGCCGGACGGGGGCTACAGACTGACCGACGTCGGGGGCGTCCGGTTCACCGAGGATGGCGGCACCATGTTCTTCCAGCCCCTGGCCGTGAAGGACACGGGCCCCGGGCGCTTCCACCTCCAAGGTGTCCCGGCCAGCGGTGCCGCCACCATCACCTACCTGGGCTGCGAGCAGAAGTCGCCCGACCTCATCACCGGCTGCTTCGCCTACTGCGCCCGCAACCGGCTCTCCCGCTCGGGGACCTTCGAGGCACACCGGGTCTCCCACTGGGGCGGTGAGCCCGAGTCCTCTGGCGGCCTCGCGCTGCACGGCGAGGGCTACACCCCCCTGGGCCACCCCCTGGACCTCTACGTCACCAAGGGGCACGCCTACGTCGTCTCCATCCCCAAGCAGGTCCGTCTGGGGGGCCTCTCGGTCTTCGACGTCAGCAACCCGGCGGCGCCCGTCCTCAAGACGACCCTCTCCCTGCCCCACGACAACTACTGGAACGCCGTCTGGGCCAAGGGCGATGCCCTGTACGTGGCCAGCAACGCGTCGGGGACGCTCGTCTATGACATCTCCGAGCCCGCCAATCCCCGCTTCGTCCGGAGCGTCACGACGGGCGACAGGGGCACGCACACGGTGCTCGTCGACGGAGATCGGCTCTACTCCATGGCCCCCAGCCTCGGCACGTTCGTGCACGACATCTCCGACCCGCTGTCGCCCGAGCTGCGGACCGTCATCGCCGCTCCCGAGGTGGCCACGCTGGGAGGCCCCCATGACGCCTTCGTGTACGGCAACCGCCTCTACGTCAGCGAGTCCTATCGCGGCTACTTCGTCCTGGATGTCACCGACCTGGACGACGTCCGCGAGCTGGGCGGGTACGTCCGTCCGGACTTCAGCTTCGCGCACCACAGCGCGGTGGGCACCTTCGCCGGCCGCACCCTCGCGTTCGAGGGCGGTGAGTTCCAGCACGCCCACCTGCGCGTGCTCGACGTCACCGACCCGGCGCGCATCGTGAAGATCGGCGAGTTCCGCACCCACCGGCCCTTCACCTCCATCCACAACATCATCCTGCGCGGCAACCTGCTCTACATCGCCTGGTACCACGACGGCGTGCGCGTGCTGGACGTGTCCAATCCCACCAGGCCCCGGCAGGTGGCGCACTACAACACCTTCCGCGACACGGACCCGGACCGCACCGACAGCCCCTTCGAGGGACTGCTCGGCATCCGCGTCCCCGGCGACGGCCATGTGTACGCGGCGGACTCCTCGCGGGGCCTGCTCGTCTTCCGCGAGCTCCCCCAGCCGTAG
- a CDS encoding helix-turn-helix transcriptional regulator produces MSDLVTWRDARNAFRLLEELGQLSHDTLAWRRHLVTGMSALVGAQVGMAAETPEAGLLDASRHQGSVDLGWATASDRRAWMQVCERQDAALDPSDARIAQLGVGTFTAPRQELASDRSWYSSTIFNEHYRPARLNHYLLSALHVPEHRAMHFVFLFRESSRGPFDARERQLIHLLHGELGLLWRSAQALRLPRRLQQVLALFQAGHGEKEVAERLGLSPSTVHDYSKALHKRLGARSRTELLAKARALPRAPRLLLQEDDLPAPS; encoded by the coding sequence ATGTCGGACCTCGTCACCTGGCGCGACGCACGCAATGCCTTTCGTCTGCTCGAGGAGCTCGGGCAGTTGAGTCACGACACGCTGGCGTGGCGGCGCCACCTGGTCACCGGGATGAGCGCGCTGGTGGGCGCCCAGGTCGGCATGGCGGCCGAGACTCCGGAAGCGGGACTCCTCGATGCGTCACGGCATCAGGGCAGCGTGGACCTGGGCTGGGCCACCGCGTCCGACCGCCGCGCCTGGATGCAGGTGTGTGAGCGTCAGGATGCCGCGCTGGACCCTTCCGACGCGAGAATCGCGCAGCTCGGCGTGGGCACCTTCACGGCGCCCCGGCAGGAGCTCGCGAGCGACCGGAGCTGGTATTCCTCCACCATCTTCAACGAGCACTACCGCCCCGCCCGGCTCAATCACTATCTGCTGTCGGCGCTCCACGTCCCCGAGCACCGGGCCATGCACTTCGTCTTCCTGTTCAGGGAGTCCTCCCGCGGCCCGTTCGACGCGCGGGAACGCCAGCTCATCCACCTGCTCCACGGAGAGCTGGGGCTCCTGTGGCGGAGCGCCCAGGCCTTGCGGCTCCCCAGGCGGCTCCAGCAGGTCCTGGCGCTGTTCCAGGCGGGCCACGGCGAGAAGGAGGTGGCCGAGCGGCTGGGGCTCAGCCCCTCGACGGTGCATGACTACAGCAAGGCCCTCCACAAGCGGCTGGGCGCGCGCAGCCGCACAGAGCTCCTCGCGAAGGCCCGTGCCCTGCCCCGGGCACCTCGACTGCTGCTCCAGGAGGATGACCTCCCCGCCCCGAGCTGA
- a CDS encoding CARDB domain-containing protein — protein MKRAAWRTTASSGLLMLGLMVTGSTGCSSGDGASPATHLGAKTGSLVTGPDLVITHMVVPPSFRATNYPYAQAPKAKVTVCNQGTDYSDSTEVRLYVSMDDVLTPGGPSAPPVPVTDQAQAGNAWVPHLYPTQCATVSTDIWPNLPPDANGLQGAYYFGAIVDEYENVSETREDNNTFIHGLVGIGDKPDLVITDMNVPPSLNTGWPPPSQPVTGTVTVCNQGTQDSSSTQVRLYLSMDDALTAMGPNPPMDQSPLGFVPVPSLFAGRCMTVSTQLTPQLPPDAQGNHGAYYVGAIVDEDANVQELREDNNAFIEGLVGVGTRPDLVITHMVVPPSLRGNSGYPSSQQPKASVTVCNQGTQPSTSTQVQLYLSMDDVLTAMGPNPPPHPPMDQSPLGFVSVPSLYPGRCATVSTPLAFTLPPLAQGLEGAYYVGGIVDEQDNELELREDNNAFIHGLVGFGLQADLVITHMEVPPSLRTSSYPSSQSPKAKVTVCNQGTDYSDSTEVRLYISMDDKLTAMGPSMPPYPVTDQTQAGNAWVPHLYPTQCVTVSTDIWPNRPPDAQGNEGAYFIGAIVDEYENVQELREDNNAFIHGLVGIGDRPDLVITDMSVPPSLYTGWPSPPQPATGTVTVCNQGTQDSSSTQVRLYLSMDDALTAMGPNSPPYAPMRQSPLGFVSVPNLMAGACTTVPASLHPQLPPDAYNVEGAYYVGAIVDEDAYVQELREDNNSFIKGLVGVGNKADLVVTALTGPSFVRMGTSFSATVTVCNQGTQASDPSSVYLYTSLGTVLTPDSVQPAPDQFLLGVANLNSLNPNSCSTQPLTVSATLPPSAMGLAGAYHLGAYADASESVVELREDNNTRVTGLIVTP, from the coding sequence ATGAAGAGGGCAGCATGGAGAACGACAGCCAGCAGCGGTCTGCTGATGCTGGGTTTGATGGTCACAGGGAGCACCGGCTGTTCCAGCGGTGACGGGGCGTCACCAGCGACCCACCTGGGCGCCAAGACGGGCTCCCTGGTGACCGGACCGGACCTGGTCATCACCCACATGGTGGTCCCGCCGAGCTTCCGCGCCACCAACTACCCCTACGCGCAGGCGCCGAAGGCGAAGGTCACCGTCTGCAACCAGGGCACCGACTACAGCGACTCCACGGAGGTCCGGCTCTACGTCTCCATGGATGACGTGCTGACGCCCGGCGGGCCCAGCGCGCCGCCCGTTCCCGTCACCGACCAGGCGCAGGCCGGCAACGCCTGGGTGCCGCACCTCTACCCCACCCAGTGCGCCACCGTCTCCACCGACATCTGGCCCAACCTGCCCCCGGACGCGAATGGCCTCCAGGGGGCCTACTACTTCGGCGCCATCGTCGACGAGTACGAGAACGTCTCGGAGACGCGCGAGGACAACAACACGTTCATCCACGGCCTGGTCGGCATCGGCGACAAGCCGGACCTCGTCATCACCGACATGAACGTGCCGCCCAGCCTCAACACCGGCTGGCCCCCGCCTTCGCAGCCCGTGACGGGCACGGTGACGGTGTGCAACCAGGGCACGCAGGACAGCTCGTCGACGCAGGTGCGGCTGTACCTGTCCATGGATGACGCGCTGACGGCCATGGGGCCCAATCCCCCGATGGACCAGTCCCCGCTGGGCTTCGTCCCCGTGCCCTCGCTCTTCGCCGGGCGCTGCATGACGGTGTCCACCCAGCTCACGCCCCAACTGCCTCCGGACGCGCAGGGCAACCATGGTGCCTACTACGTCGGCGCCATCGTCGACGAGGACGCGAACGTCCAGGAGCTGCGCGAGGACAACAACGCGTTCATCGAGGGCCTCGTCGGCGTCGGCACCAGGCCCGACCTCGTCATCACCCACATGGTGGTGCCGCCGAGCCTCCGCGGCAACAGCGGATACCCTTCGTCGCAGCAGCCGAAGGCCTCGGTGACGGTGTGCAACCAGGGCACTCAGCCCAGCACGTCGACGCAGGTGCAGCTCTATCTCTCCATGGACGACGTGCTGACCGCCATGGGTCCCAACCCGCCGCCCCATCCCCCGATGGACCAGTCCCCGCTGGGCTTCGTCTCCGTGCCCTCGCTCTACCCCGGACGCTGCGCCACCGTGTCCACCCCGCTCGCGTTCACCCTGCCTCCGTTGGCCCAGGGCCTCGAGGGGGCGTACTACGTCGGCGGCATCGTCGATGAGCAGGACAACGAGCTGGAGCTGCGCGAGGACAACAACGCCTTCATCCACGGCCTCGTCGGCTTCGGACTCCAGGCAGACCTCGTCATCACCCACATGGAGGTGCCGCCCAGCCTGCGCACCAGCAGCTACCCCTCCTCGCAGTCGCCGAAGGCGAAGGTCACCGTCTGCAACCAGGGCACCGACTACAGCGACTCCACGGAGGTCCGGCTCTACATCTCCATGGACGACAAGCTGACCGCCATGGGCCCCAGCATGCCGCCCTACCCCGTCACCGACCAGACGCAGGCCGGCAACGCCTGGGTACCCCACCTCTACCCCACCCAATGCGTCACCGTCTCCACCGACATCTGGCCCAACCGGCCTCCGGACGCGCAGGGCAATGAGGGCGCGTACTTCATCGGCGCCATCGTCGACGAGTACGAGAACGTCCAGGAGCTGCGCGAGGACAACAACGCCTTCATCCACGGCCTCGTCGGCATCGGCGACAGGCCGGACCTCGTCATCACCGACATGAGCGTGCCGCCCAGCCTCTACACCGGCTGGCCTTCTCCTCCTCAGCCCGCGACGGGCACGGTGACGGTGTGCAACCAGGGCACGCAGGACAGCTCGTCGACGCAGGTGCGGCTGTACCTGTCCATGGATGACGCGCTGACGGCCATGGGGCCCAACTCGCCGCCCTATGCTCCGATGCGCCAGTCCCCGCTGGGCTTCGTCTCCGTCCCGAACCTGATGGCAGGTGCCTGCACGACGGTCCCCGCCTCCCTCCATCCCCAACTGCCGCCGGACGCCTACAACGTCGAGGGTGCCTACTACGTGGGCGCCATCGTCGACGAGGACGCGTACGTCCAGGAGCTGCGCGAGGACAACAACAGCTTCATCAAGGGGCTCGTCGGCGTCGGCAACAAGGCGGACCTGGTGGTCACCGCGCTGACGGGGCCCTCCTTCGTCCGGATGGGGACCTCCTTCTCCGCCACGGTGACGGTCTGCAACCAGGGCACCCAAGCCAGCGACCCGAGCAGCGTGTACCTCTACACCTCGCTCGGCACGGTGCTCACCCCGGATTCGGTGCAGCCCGCGCCGGACCAGTTCCTCCTCGGGGTCGCGAACCTCAACTCGCTGAACCCGAACAGCTGCAGCACCCAGCCGCTGACCGTGTCGGCCACCCTCCCGCCCAGCGCGATGGGACTGGCCGGCGCCTACCACCTGGGCGCCTACGCCGACGCCAGCGAGTCAGTGGTCGAGCTGCGTGAGGACAACAACACCCGCGTCACCGGGCTCATCGTCACCCCGTAG
- a CDS encoding MopE-related protein yields MLALGMGCGETLPVDESESRTQRGSLAGGQTVTRVAAGAYHSLALRDDGVVWAWGQNAEGQLGRGQSSAAPQPTPLPLTLPTPVQAIAAGAGHSLALDELGRVWAWGRNNRGQVGSAQTGAPVLTPVQVPLTGRFVAIAARADYSLAVDEQGALWAWGQNVDGELGQRTADTLAHPTPVKVVLPQLAANDPYLPVAGGPVDPQDVYRIASVAAGGHHVLALTRTGRIWAWGRNDAAQVGTGHESATPVLVPTLIRNVPLVKAVAAGEAHSLFYDNEWNGNVWSWGLNTSGQVGRDYVVQQPPLARQFARGPLPVGNWTFAGGGIAAGDDFSVFIRGEPKGRLVNWGANSHGQLGDTSLVMRPQPVDAFRWDSVHGVHRHVDDVAQVAGGARHGLSAHVEQWEYTGCPVVWAWGDNGQGQLGTGNLSPPHSTVVQPGLPLRRFYLDADGDGFGNPNQVQQDCAERRPGYVDVGLDCDDSRAAISPSAVEVCDGIDNDCDGQTDENGCAYWYRDQDGDGYGNPSVYVRSGVQPSGYVSDGSDCDDSNAGIGEPSLWYLDQDGDGFGRSSPSQYACTRPAGYASSGDDCNDNSAQVHPYRTEVCDGLDNNCNGQTDEGAGSTTYYRDADGDGYGNPNNSTRACSRPSGYVSNASDCDDTRASVTTGRDYFRDLDGDGYGHPILSVIACTQPAGYVTNAGDCDDNTAMAHPGRAEVCDGIDNNCNFQTDEGLRSTYYRDADGDGWGNGQSPALACSRPAGYVVNASDCNDSNPSIGEPTVWYLDQDGDGYGHGGHWQYACNRPGGYTSNGIDCHDGNASINPGQAESCWDTIDNNCDGYVAPYCGGPTNPNPCNGDPLCHEP; encoded by the coding sequence TTGTTGGCATTGGGGATGGGCTGCGGTGAGACGCTGCCCGTCGACGAGTCGGAGTCGCGGACGCAGCGCGGCTCGCTCGCGGGCGGGCAGACGGTGACGCGGGTCGCGGCGGGGGCGTACCACTCGCTCGCGTTGCGGGATGACGGCGTGGTGTGGGCGTGGGGACAGAACGCGGAGGGGCAACTGGGGCGGGGCCAGTCCAGCGCCGCGCCGCAGCCCACGCCGTTGCCCCTGACGCTCCCGACGCCGGTGCAGGCCATCGCGGCGGGCGCGGGCCACTCGCTGGCGTTGGATGAGCTGGGCCGGGTCTGGGCCTGGGGTCGCAACAACCGCGGACAGGTGGGCAGCGCGCAGACGGGCGCTCCCGTACTGACGCCGGTCCAGGTGCCGTTGACCGGGCGCTTCGTCGCCATCGCCGCGCGGGCGGACTACTCGCTCGCGGTGGACGAGCAGGGCGCGCTGTGGGCCTGGGGGCAGAATGTGGACGGTGAGCTGGGGCAGCGCACCGCGGACACGCTGGCGCATCCCACGCCCGTGAAGGTGGTGCTCCCGCAGCTCGCCGCGAACGACCCGTACCTGCCAGTGGCCGGCGGGCCGGTGGACCCGCAGGACGTGTACCGGATTGCCTCCGTCGCGGCGGGTGGTCATCACGTGCTGGCCCTGACGCGCACCGGACGCATCTGGGCCTGGGGACGCAATGACGCGGCCCAGGTGGGCACGGGCCATGAGAGCGCGACGCCAGTCCTGGTCCCCACGCTCATCCGCAACGTCCCCCTCGTGAAGGCCGTGGCGGCGGGTGAGGCGCACTCGCTCTTCTACGACAATGAGTGGAACGGCAACGTGTGGAGCTGGGGGTTGAACACCTCGGGACAGGTGGGGCGTGACTACGTGGTGCAGCAGCCGCCGCTGGCGCGTCAGTTCGCGCGCGGTCCGTTGCCCGTGGGGAACTGGACCTTCGCGGGAGGAGGCATCGCCGCGGGAGATGACTTCTCGGTCTTCATCCGAGGCGAGCCCAAGGGCAGGTTGGTCAACTGGGGTGCCAACAGCCACGGCCAGTTGGGGGACACGAGCCTGGTGATGAGGCCCCAGCCCGTCGACGCATTCCGCTGGGACTCGGTTCATGGGGTCCACCGTCACGTCGACGATGTGGCCCAGGTCGCCGGAGGTGCTCGTCACGGCCTGTCCGCTCACGTGGAGCAGTGGGAGTACACGGGCTGTCCCGTCGTCTGGGCCTGGGGGGACAATGGCCAGGGGCAGCTCGGCACGGGGAACCTGTCACCACCGCACTCCACCGTCGTGCAGCCGGGCTTGCCGCTGCGGCGCTTCTACCTGGACGCGGATGGGGACGGCTTCGGCAACCCGAACCAGGTCCAGCAGGACTGCGCGGAGCGGCGCCCCGGCTACGTGGACGTCGGGCTGGATTGTGACGACAGCCGCGCGGCCATCTCGCCCTCGGCGGTGGAGGTGTGCGACGGCATCGACAACGACTGCGACGGCCAGACGGACGAGAACGGGTGCGCGTACTGGTACCGCGACCAGGACGGCGACGGGTATGGCAATCCGAGCGTCTACGTCCGCTCGGGTGTTCAGCCCTCCGGCTACGTGAGCGATGGCAGTGACTGCGATGACTCCAATGCGGGCATCGGTGAGCCCTCGCTCTGGTACCTCGACCAGGACGGCGACGGCTTCGGACGGAGCAGCCCCTCGCAGTACGCCTGCACCCGCCCCGCGGGGTACGCGTCGTCGGGGGATGACTGCAACGACAACTCCGCCCAGGTCCATCCCTATCGGACGGAGGTGTGCGACGGCCTCGACAACAACTGCAATGGTCAGACGGATGAAGGGGCGGGGTCCACGACCTACTACCGCGACGCGGACGGCGATGGGTATGGGAACCCCAACAACTCGACCCGGGCTTGCTCGCGTCCCTCCGGTTACGTGTCCAACGCGAGCGACTGCGACGACACCCGCGCCAGCGTGACGACGGGGCGCGACTACTTCCGCGACCTGGATGGCGACGGCTATGGCCATCCCATCCTTTCGGTCATCGCCTGCACCCAGCCCGCCGGCTACGTCACCAACGCGGGGGACTGCGACGACAACACCGCCATGGCCCACCCGGGGCGCGCGGAGGTGTGTGATGGCATCGACAACAACTGCAACTTCCAGACGGATGAGGGGCTGCGCTCCACCTACTACCGCGACGCGGATGGTGACGGCTGGGGCAACGGACAGTCGCCCGCGCTCGCCTGTTCACGTCCCGCGGGCTACGTGGTGAACGCCAGCGACTGCAACGACTCCAACCCGAGCATCGGCGAGCCCACCGTCTGGTACCTGGACCAGGACGGGGACGGCTACGGGCACGGAGGCCACTGGCAGTACGCGTGCAACCGTCCGGGGGGCTACACGAGCAACGGCATCGACTGCCACGATGGCAACGCGTCCATCAACCCGGGACAGGCGGAGTCCTGCTGGGACACCATCGACAACAACTGTGATGGCTACGTCGCCCCATACTGCGGCGGGCCGACGAACCCCAACCCGTGCAATGGCGACCCCTTATGCCATGAGCCCTGA